The Enterobacter huaxiensis sequence CGGCGACGCCTTCGATATCGCCAGCCGTCCCTTCATAGCGGTCTGCCGTCACGCGGCGGATGTGCCAGACGCGCTGCTGTTTTTCGCCATCGTCGTAGACAAAATGTTCGTTGAGGGTCAGCGTATCGCCAATGACATCGCCCGCGATTTCAACGTGAAAGCGGCGGATCTGCTTCCCGCTGCGATCCTGCACCATGCCCCACGCCTCGGTTTTCCCCTGGAAATAGGTGAAAATGTCCAGCTTCGGCTGCTGCTGACGGTACTCCGTTACCTCCGTGCTGCATCCCGCCAGCAGCATCGTCAGGGCAAAAGCCGCGATCATAATTCGTTTCATTGTTGACCTCCGATCAGCTGCTTACGCAGTTCGGGATATTGGGTACGGGGATCGAGCCATATTGCCAGAAAACGCGTGCTGAACGCCGCTGGCTGCGGTGGCCCCAGTGGAGTAAAACCTGACTGCGCGGGGGCGCGATACCAGAACTGCCCCTGCCTGTTCTTAAGCACAAACGCCAGCTGTGAACCCGTCGTGACGTTCGGCCAGAGCGTCCCCAGCATCCGAAGCCACGCTTCGCTCTGCGGCGCTTCCTGCAGAATGCCCTGCGCCCGCCATTGGTCGCGCGTTGCCTCAACCAGCTCCTCGCGGTCGATATCGCGCGCGTAGGTGATAAGCAGCGCTCGGTCTCCGTTTTCGCCGTCATAACGCCCGTCCGGCGTCAGCAGCTGCGAGGTGTAAACGGTAAAAGGCCCCCAGGTGAGCGTGGCGCTTCCCACTTTGCGCCAGCCGAGCCAGTCGGCAGCGTGGGCCGTAGAGGTAAACGCGGTAAGACAGATCATCAGCAGAACGGCTCTCATTGTTGCCTCCCCATC is a genomic window containing:
- a CDS encoding DUF3833 domain-containing protein; its protein translation is MKRIMIAAFALTMLLAGCSTEVTEYRQQQPKLDIFTYFQGKTEAWGMVQDRSGKQIRRFHVEIAGDVIGDTLTLNEHFVYDDGEKQQRVWHIRRVTADRYEGTAGDIEGVAAGQAAGNAFNWRYSMNVKADGKTWLLHFDDWMYLQDGTHLFNKTEMKKFGVTVATVTLFFTRKA